One stretch of Thalassophryne amazonica chromosome 17, fThaAma1.1, whole genome shotgun sequence DNA includes these proteins:
- the si:dkey-242g16.2 gene encoding LOW QUALITY PROTEIN: protein phosphatase 1 regulatory subunit 3C-B (The sequence of the model RefSeq protein was modified relative to this genomic sequence to represent the inferred CDS: substituted 1 base at 1 genomic stop codon), producing MSCTKVLSAFGGHPQAAVTPVDLAMCLRLSQRQSLYQLLTPSPLTASQRLCQPASCPQRSSLCSPHHFSLSSPSSRPSSSSEPWSRFRRDTGAPIKKRVVFADAKGLALATVRLFNPEPSSPTNTLMTNPSSAKLRAKPSSSGKVHHYKWRLGFPQPLLDFKSFLAXLRQARVQLRSCKITADCLSGEVCVSHAGRKTVHVRVTFDSWWSHHDIPCTFVQQQRCGGLDVDVFVFDASFPPDIDPGDQIEFYVSFRPSPGTAAHWDDNMGQNYRVYVEKGA from the exons ATGAGCTGTACAAA GGTGCTCTCTGCTTTCGGTGGCCACCCACAGGCTGCCGTGACGCCCGTTGACCTCGCCATGTGTTTGAGGCTGAGCCAGCGGCAGTCTCTTTATCAGCTCCTGACCCCGTCGCCTCTGACAGCCTCCCAGCGCCTCTGCCAGCCCGCCTCCTGTCCACAGAGGAGCAGCCTTTGCTCTCCACATCACTTCTCCTTATCTTCTCCTTCATCACGTCCCTCCTCCTCTTCGGAGCCTTGGAGCCGTTTCCGTAGGGACACCGGCGCTCCGATCAAGAAGCGTGTGGTGTTTGCAGATGCCAAAGGTTTGGCTCTCGCCACGGTGCGTCTGTTCAACCCAGAGCCTTCGTCACCTACTAACACACTCATGACAAATCCCTCCTCAGCTAAACTCCGAGCGAAGCCGTCGTCGTCGGGTAAGGTGCATCACTACAAGTGGAGGCTTGGTTTCCCGCAGCCATTGCTGGACTTTAAGTCTTTCCTGGCATGACTGCGGCAGGCGCGTGTGCAACTGAGGAGCTGCAAAATCACAGCCGACTGCCTCAGTGGTGAAGTGTGCGTCTCCCATGCTGGTAGAAAGACTGTGCACGTAAGGGTGACCTTTGACTCTTGGTGGAGTCATCATGACATTCCGTGCACATTTGTGCAGCAGCAGCGCTGTGGCGGTTTGGATGTGGATGTTTTTGTCTTTGATGCATCCTTTCCTCCAGACATCGATCCAGGGGACCAAATAGAGTTTTATGTGTCCTTCAGGCCCAGTCCTGGTACAGCGGCACACTGGGACGACAACATGGGCCAGAACTATAGAGTTTATGTGGAAAAAGGGGCCTAG